From the genome of Pseudomonas yamanorum, one region includes:
- a CDS encoding alpha/beta fold hydrolase, giving the protein MHTQLNTPPGFKPRRLMGASLLAFALLQFGAVGVASAQDTQAPAVASASAHTALGPLKHVKAGLLDVAYAEVGPADGPVVILLHGWPYDIDSYSEVAPLLGAQGYRVLVPYARGYGDTHFLSAKTLRNGQPAALAVDLIDFMDALKVKHAVLGGYDWGARTADIVSALWPERVKALVSVSGYLIGNQAAGKNPLPPKAELQWWYQFYFATDRGAAGYAKNTHDFAKLIWQIASPKWAFDDATFDRSAKGLDNPDHVAVSIFNYRWRLGLVQGEKKYAALEQKLATAPSIGVPTITLEGDANGAPHPAAEDYAKHFTGKYEYRLISGGIGHNLPQEAPQAFAKAVIDADHL; this is encoded by the coding sequence ATGCACACACAGTTGAACACCCCGCCCGGTTTCAAACCCCGCCGCCTGATGGGCGCGTCGTTGCTGGCCTTTGCGCTGTTGCAGTTCGGTGCCGTCGGCGTAGCCAGTGCACAGGACACACAAGCACCTGCGGTTGCCAGCGCAAGTGCCCACACCGCGCTTGGCCCGTTGAAGCATGTAAAGGCCGGCTTGCTGGATGTGGCCTACGCCGAAGTCGGCCCGGCCGATGGACCGGTGGTGATCCTGCTGCATGGCTGGCCCTACGACATTGACAGCTACTCCGAAGTAGCGCCGCTGCTGGGCGCCCAGGGCTACCGGGTGTTGGTGCCTTACGCCCGCGGCTATGGCGACACACATTTCCTGTCGGCGAAGACCCTGCGCAACGGCCAGCCGGCCGCACTCGCGGTCGATCTGATCGACTTCATGGATGCACTGAAAGTCAAACACGCGGTGCTCGGCGGCTACGACTGGGGCGCACGCACCGCCGACATCGTCTCCGCGCTGTGGCCGGAGCGGGTCAAGGCGCTGGTGTCGGTCAGCGGCTACCTGATCGGCAACCAGGCTGCCGGCAAGAACCCGCTGCCGCCCAAGGCCGAGCTGCAATGGTGGTACCAGTTCTACTTCGCCACCGACCGCGGCGCCGCCGGCTATGCAAAAAACACCCACGACTTCGCCAAGCTGATCTGGCAGATCGCCTCGCCGAAATGGGCGTTTGACGACGCCACCTTCGACCGCAGCGCCAAAGGCCTGGACAACCCCGACCATGTCGCCGTGTCGATCTTCAACTACCGCTGGCGCCTCGGGCTGGTGCAGGGTGAAAAGAAATACGCAGCGCTGGAGCAAAAACTCGCCACTGCCCCGTCCATCGGCGTGCCCACCATCACCCTGGAAGGCGACGCCAACGGCGCACCGCATCCGGCAGCGGAAGACTACGCCAAGCACTTTACCGGCAAATACGAGTACCGGTTGATCAGCGGCGGCATCGGCCACAACCTGCCGCAGGAAGCACCGCAAGCTTTTGCCAAGGCTGTAATTGATGCGGATCACCTGTGA
- a CDS encoding amino acid permease, with protein MKTTAPGLIEKPALQRTLNNRHIQLMAMGGAIGTGLFMGSGKIIALSGTSIILIYMIIGLFVYFVMRAMGELLLSNLNFKSFADFAGAYLGPRAAFFLGWSYWLSWSVAVVGDAVVVGGFFQYWFPDVPAWIPAIAMLLTLFALNVLTVRLFGEVEFWFAIIKIIAVVTLISVSVVLIVSSFVSPTGVTASLNHLLDKQAAFPNGLFGFFAGFQMAIFSFAGTELIGTAAAETRSPEKTLPKAINSIPLRIILFYVLALACIIAVTSWEQVSPSKSPFVELFLVAGFPAAAGIVNFVVLTSAASSANSGVFSASRMLFGLADLGDAPGIFRRLSKSSVPFISLAFTTFLMLLGLLLLFIVPEVMTAFTIVSTVSAILVIFTWSTILASYIAYRKKCPELHEKSLYKMPGGVPLAWVSLGFLAFVLCLLALRPDTRLALCVMPAWFMWLAVAYHFSHFRHRLQPDQHTAR; from the coding sequence ATGAAAACAACTGCGCCCGGGCTGATTGAAAAGCCTGCTTTGCAACGCACCCTCAACAACCGGCATATCCAGCTGATGGCCATGGGCGGTGCGATTGGCACCGGCCTGTTCATGGGCTCGGGCAAGATCATCGCGCTGTCCGGCACCTCGATCATCCTGATCTACATGATCATCGGGCTGTTTGTGTATTTTGTGATGCGCGCCATGGGCGAGCTGCTGTTATCCAACCTCAACTTCAAAAGCTTCGCCGACTTTGCCGGTGCCTACCTGGGGCCGCGTGCGGCGTTTTTTCTCGGCTGGTCGTATTGGCTGAGCTGGAGCGTGGCGGTGGTGGGGGATGCGGTGGTGGTCGGGGGCTTTTTCCAGTATTGGTTCCCGGACGTGCCGGCCTGGATCCCGGCGATAGCGATGTTGCTGACCCTGTTTGCCTTGAATGTGCTGACGGTGAGGTTATTCGGCGAGGTGGAGTTCTGGTTTGCGATCATCAAGATCATCGCCGTGGTGACCTTGATCAGCGTGAGCGTGGTATTGATCGTCAGCTCGTTTGTGTCACCCACCGGTGTCACGGCTTCCCTCAATCATTTGCTGGATAAGCAGGCGGCGTTTCCCAATGGCTTGTTCGGGTTCTTTGCCGGATTCCAGATGGCGATCTTTTCGTTTGCCGGCACTGAGTTGATTGGCACGGCGGCGGCGGAAACCCGCTCGCCGGAGAAGACGCTGCCCAAGGCGATCAACTCGATTCCGCTGCGGATCATCCTGTTCTATGTGCTGGCCCTGGCGTGCATCATCGCAGTGACGTCCTGGGAGCAGGTGTCACCGAGCAAGAGTCCGTTTGTCGAGCTGTTCCTGGTGGCCGGCTTTCCTGCCGCCGCGGGGATTGTGAATTTTGTGGTGCTGACGTCAGCGGCTTCCTCGGCCAACAGTGGAGTGTTTTCGGCCAGTCGCATGTTGTTTGGTTTGGCGGATCTGGGGGACGCACCGGGGATATTCCGACGGCTATCAAAAAGCAGCGTGCCGTTTATCAGCCTGGCGTTTACCACCTTCCTGATGCTGCTTGGCTTGCTGCTGCTGTTTATAGTCCCGGAAGTGATGACGGCCTTTACCATCGTCTCCACCGTTTCGGCGATTCTGGTGATCTTTACCTGGTCGACTATCCTGGCGTCCTACATTGCCTATCGGAAAAAGTGCCCGGAGCTACATGAAAAATCCCTCTACAAAATGCCCGGTGGCGTGCCGTTGGCGTGGGTTTCACTTGGCTTCCTGGCGTTCGTACTTTGCTTGCTGGCACTTCGCCCAGATACCCGCCTGGCCCTTTGCGTGATGCCTGCCTGGTTTATGTGGCTGGCGGTTGCCTACCATTTCTCGCATTTTCGCCACCGACTCCAGCCTGATCAGCACACCGCACGTTAG
- a CDS encoding histone deacetylase family protein encodes MLTVFSDSHRLHHGTELKDGVLKPSFEQPSRADTVRDRVKHVGLGDIIVPRKFDRACYVNAHSERYVSFLETAWAEWTAIGRAHDALPLVWPVRDLANEQVPEFIDGKLGFFAMDAGSPITSATWEAVKTSADIALTGLALIDEGHNSAFALCRPPGHHAAREYMGGYCYLNNAAIAAQQAITQGAKRVAVLDVDFHHGNGTQNIFYDRSDVMFVSLHGEPSVSYPYYSGFSTERGTGAGEGFNLNYPLAKNTGWSTYRDALLDACIQLRKFSPEVLVISLGVDTFKDDPISHFLLESRDFLGIGEIIASVGVPTLFVMEGGYMVDEIGINAVNVLHGFENKHA; translated from the coding sequence ATGTTGACTGTTTTTAGTGATTCTCATCGTTTGCACCATGGCACCGAACTCAAGGATGGCGTGCTCAAACCGTCCTTCGAACAACCCAGCCGGGCCGACACCGTGCGTGACCGGGTCAAGCATGTGGGCCTGGGCGATATCATCGTCCCGCGCAAGTTTGACCGGGCCTGTTACGTCAACGCCCACAGTGAACGCTACGTGTCTTTCCTGGAAACCGCCTGGGCTGAATGGACCGCCATCGGCCGTGCCCACGACGCCTTGCCGCTGGTGTGGCCGGTGCGTGACCTGGCCAATGAGCAGGTGCCGGAATTCATCGACGGCAAGCTCGGCTTCTTCGCGATGGATGCCGGTTCACCCATCACCAGTGCCACCTGGGAAGCGGTGAAGACCAGCGCCGATATCGCGCTCACCGGCCTGGCGTTGATCGATGAAGGCCACAACAGCGCCTTCGCCTTGTGCCGTCCACCGGGCCACCATGCGGCGCGGGAATACATGGGCGGTTATTGCTACCTGAATAACGCGGCCATCGCAGCGCAGCAGGCGATCACTCAAGGCGCCAAGCGTGTTGCGGTGCTGGACGTGGATTTCCACCACGGTAACGGCACGCAGAACATTTTCTACGACCGCAGTGACGTGATGTTCGTCTCGCTGCATGGCGAACCGTCCGTGTCGTATCCGTACTATTCGGGCTTCAGTACCGAGCGCGGCACAGGGGCAGGCGAGGGCTTCAACCTCAACTACCCGCTGGCAAAAAACACCGGTTGGAGCACCTATAGAGACGCGTTGCTCGACGCCTGCATCCAACTGCGAAAGTTCTCACCTGAAGTGCTGGTGATCTCCCTCGGCGTCGACACCTTCAAGGACGATCCCATCAGCCATTTCCTCCTCGAAAGCCGCGACTTTCTGGGCATTGGCGAGATCATCGCCAGCGTCGGCGTGCCCACCCTGTTTGTGATGGAAGGCGGTTACATGGTCGATGAAATCGGCATCAATGCCGTCAACGTGCTGCATGGTTTCGAGAACAAACACGCCTGA
- a CDS encoding TOBE domain-containing protein, protein MKVSARNVFKGQVSQVQDGAVNAEVVLTLPGGEQLVAVVTMESIRNLGIAVGKEAVALIKAPWVMLMTESSDIRLSARNCLEGKVLSVNDGAVNAEVVIELAGGSKVFSIVTRDAVTELGLKPGVSATAVIKASHIILGVPA, encoded by the coding sequence ATGAAAGTCAGTGCACGCAACGTATTCAAAGGCCAGGTCAGCCAGGTCCAGGACGGCGCGGTCAACGCTGAAGTGGTGTTGACCCTGCCCGGCGGCGAACAGTTGGTGGCGGTGGTGACCATGGAAAGCATCCGCAACCTGGGCATTGCCGTAGGCAAGGAAGCGGTCGCGCTGATCAAGGCGCCGTGGGTGATGCTGATGACTGAATCCAGCGACATCCGCCTGTCGGCCCGCAACTGCCTGGAAGGCAAGGTGCTGAGCGTGAATGACGGTGCGGTGAATGCTGAGGTGGTAATCGAATTGGCGGGCGGTTCGAAGGTGTTTTCCATCGTGACCCGCGATGCGGTAACCGAGTTGGGTTTGAAGCCGGGCGTGAGTGCCACGGCGGTGATCAAGGCGTCCCATATCATCCTGGGTGTGCCGGCCTGA
- a CDS encoding GNAT family N-acetyltransferase, with protein MNTRPITTSRLILRAPTVDDAASVFAIYGDPETNRYNPAGPLTDLGQAEAALARWLKHWAEHGFGQWAIATREAPECVIGFGGITLYKYNDVERINLGYRFAVSAWGQGYATELARAALQFGFVELDQPQVYGVVRPAHTASIKVLEKIGMRPIDELDDVPGQAPSLVFVATRAD; from the coding sequence ATGAATACTCGCCCGATAACCACCTCACGCCTGATTCTCAGGGCCCCGACGGTCGACGATGCGGCCAGTGTATTCGCCATTTATGGCGATCCCGAGACCAACCGCTACAACCCGGCGGGCCCCTTGACCGACCTGGGTCAAGCCGAGGCCGCCCTGGCTCGCTGGCTGAAGCACTGGGCAGAACATGGCTTCGGCCAATGGGCGATTGCGACCCGGGAGGCGCCGGAGTGTGTGATCGGTTTCGGCGGCATCACGTTGTACAAGTACAACGACGTTGAGCGAATCAACCTGGGCTACCGCTTCGCGGTCAGCGCCTGGGGCCAAGGCTACGCGACGGAGCTTGCCAGGGCAGCGTTGCAGTTTGGCTTTGTCGAACTGGACCAGCCGCAGGTGTACGGCGTGGTGCGTCCGGCCCATACAGCCTCGATCAAGGTGCTGGAGAAAATCGGTATGCGGCCCATCGATGAGCTGGACGATGTGCCCGGGCAGGCGCCGAGCCTGGTGTTCGTGGCCACGCGCGCGGATTAA
- a CDS encoding alpha/beta fold hydrolase, producing the protein MPFRTLTRRLCALLLAGVLLAVSAAALAQTNTYTVTAPDGVTLTVQESGNPDGPTLLFIHGLLGSHLNWEAQVNSPQLQRFRMITYDLRGHGLSSKPTEDAAYIEGRRWADDLNAVITASHADKPLLVGWSLGGAVISNYLSRYGDSQIAGAVYVDGVIELKADQIVAHPEVYRDLNSPNLKTHLDTVREFLALCFHTQPDSRTFERLLANAAMASWDMQRAVQSMTVDAAKGLGGAKVPVLLLYGARDALVQAGPAIARAKQLNPQVHSRLYANAGHAPFAEEPDRFNHDLAGFFDALQANANH; encoded by the coding sequence ATGCCCTTTCGTACCCTCACCCGTCGCCTGTGCGCACTGTTGCTGGCAGGCGTGCTGCTTGCCGTATCCGCGGCCGCCCTTGCCCAGACCAACACCTATACCGTTACCGCGCCGGACGGCGTCACCCTGACGGTCCAGGAATCAGGAAACCCCGACGGCCCCACCCTGCTCTTCATTCACGGCTTGCTGGGCAGTCACTTGAACTGGGAAGCGCAGGTAAACAGCCCGCAACTACAACGTTTTCGCATGATCACCTACGACCTGCGCGGCCATGGCCTTTCGAGCAAACCCACCGAAGACGCGGCCTACATCGAAGGCCGTCGCTGGGCGGATGATCTCAATGCGGTGATAACCGCCTCCCATGCCGACAAACCCTTACTGGTCGGCTGGTCGCTTGGCGGCGCAGTGATTTCCAACTACCTGTCCCGGTACGGCGATAGCCAGATTGCGGGCGCGGTGTATGTCGACGGCGTCATTGAGCTTAAGGCGGACCAAATCGTGGCGCATCCCGAGGTGTACCGCGACTTGAACTCGCCAAACCTGAAGACTCATCTGGACACCGTGCGCGAGTTCCTGGCCCTGTGTTTTCACACCCAACCCGACAGCCGCACATTCGAACGCCTGCTGGCCAACGCAGCCATGGCTTCCTGGGACATGCAGCGCGCCGTGCAATCCATGACGGTCGACGCCGCCAAAGGCCTGGGCGGCGCGAAAGTGCCGGTGTTGCTGCTGTATGGCGCCCGCGATGCCCTGGTCCAGGCGGGGCCGGCCATCGCCCGGGCGAAACAGCTCAATCCACAGGTGCACAGTAGGTTGTATGCAAACGCCGGCCATGCACCGTTCGCCGAAGAGCCCGACCGATTCAATCACGACCTGGCAGGTTTCTTCGACGCGCTCCAGGCCAACGCCAATCATTAA
- a CDS encoding MerR family transcriptional regulator, translating to MKNTQASSALSIGELARQSGASVRSIRHYDEHGLLTSSRASNGYRTFPAAAVAQVRQIQRMIATGFSLAEIRSFPDCMRMIEGAAACSQTSAAQRERLASIERQIADLELRRARLLKTLADGVIPPLD from the coding sequence ATGAAAAATACCCAAGCCTCCAGCGCCTTGAGCATCGGCGAACTTGCGCGGCAGAGCGGCGCGAGTGTGCGTTCGATCCGCCATTACGATGAGCATGGTTTGCTCACGTCCAGCCGTGCCAGTAATGGCTATCGCACGTTTCCCGCTGCGGCCGTGGCGCAGGTCCGGCAGATCCAGCGGATGATCGCGACGGGCTTCAGCCTGGCCGAGATCCGCAGTTTCCCTGACTGCATGCGCATGATCGAAGGGGCTGCCGCGTGTTCGCAGACGTCCGCTGCCCAGCGGGAACGACTGGCCTCGATCGAGCGGCAGATTGCCGACCTTGAGCTGCGGCGCGCACGGTTGCTTAAAACCCTGGCTGACGGGGTCATTCCGCCGCTGGATTAA
- a CDS encoding GGDEF domain-containing protein: MNGLGRGQDQDCFIEEQVRTDRLHQLFRQSFSAVFGSYMAAAMLCWLCWERFDHSVMLVWLVVLAGTSLLRVSMFMAWFRCPNSDRTPARWERRYWVTLMLSAGVWGIGALALMPTDDRLSQALVMLFTVGMSVSAVSCYSAYRYMTLVSMGLVLLPCTLWLLFQPSSMQVGMALAVLVFSSFVGGATRKLSDALEKAFRLTRQMERAHNISTRAAQTDELTGLMNRRAFFEHAQLLYEQCRHNQQPLCALMMDMDHFKNINDTYGHQAGDQVLRQIGGVISASFRQADVYGRLGGEEFAVLLPDTSLETGRHIAEQLIKAIAGLASEPVHGLTASLGVAWARAVDQDLHGLMNTADKALYRAKALGRNQVAVAE, encoded by the coding sequence ATGAATGGCCTTGGGCGTGGGCAGGACCAGGATTGCTTCATCGAGGAGCAGGTACGAACAGATCGATTGCACCAGCTGTTTCGCCAATCATTTTCTGCGGTGTTCGGCAGTTATATGGCCGCCGCAATGCTCTGCTGGCTGTGCTGGGAACGTTTTGATCACTCGGTAATGCTGGTCTGGCTGGTGGTGCTGGCGGGCACGTCGCTGCTGCGAGTGTCGATGTTCATGGCCTGGTTTCGCTGCCCCAACAGTGATCGCACCCCCGCACGCTGGGAACGGCGTTACTGGGTGACGCTGATGTTGTCAGCCGGGGTCTGGGGGATCGGTGCACTCGCGCTGATGCCCACCGACGACCGACTCTCCCAGGCCCTGGTGATGTTGTTCACTGTGGGCATGTCGGTCAGCGCCGTTTCTTGTTATTCGGCCTATCGCTACATGACCCTGGTCTCTATGGGCCTGGTTCTGCTGCCATGCACCCTGTGGCTGCTGTTTCAACCGTCCTCGATGCAAGTCGGCATGGCGCTGGCGGTGCTGGTGTTCTCTTCGTTTGTTGGCGGCGCCACGCGCAAGTTGTCGGATGCTTTGGAGAAAGCCTTTCGCCTGACTCGGCAAATGGAACGTGCCCACAATATCTCCACCCGCGCCGCACAAACCGACGAGCTTACCGGGCTGATGAACCGCCGGGCGTTCTTCGAGCATGCGCAGTTGCTCTACGAACAGTGCCGGCATAACCAGCAGCCGTTGTGCGCGCTGATGATGGACATGGATCACTTCAAAAACATCAATGACACCTACGGCCACCAGGCCGGGGACCAGGTGCTGCGGCAGATCGGCGGGGTGATCAGCGCGTCGTTTCGCCAGGCCGATGTCTACGGACGGCTGGGGGGCGAGGAGTTTGCGGTGCTGCTGCCGGATACGTCGCTGGAGACCGGGCGGCACATCGCCGAACAGTTGATCAAGGCCATCGCAGGGCTGGCCAGCGAGCCGGTCCATGGGTTGACCGCGAGCCTCGGCGTGGCCTGGGCTCGGGCGGTGGACCAGGACCTGCACGGCTTGATGAACACCGCAGACAAGGCGCTGTACCGCGCCAAGGCCCTCGGGCGCAACCAGGTGGCCGTGGCCGAATAG
- a CDS encoding cytochrome P460 family protein — MKRLHLAALVAATAAVVATATGFAFGGSTTSEPSPIYGVTIPDGYRQWELVAPAQEADPLNELRVVLGNKVALKAYRDGTLPFPDGTVLAKLAWKHVQSPEFKTASIPGAATTVQFMVKDSKKYAATGGWGFGRFINGKPVDQAQHETCFACHQALVKNHDYVFTRLAP; from the coding sequence ATGAAGCGCCTGCACCTTGCTGCACTCGTCGCTGCAACCGCCGCCGTGGTGGCCACGGCGACCGGGTTCGCCTTTGGCGGCTCTACCACCAGCGAGCCATCGCCGATCTACGGCGTGACGATTCCCGACGGCTACCGCCAATGGGAACTCGTCGCGCCGGCCCAGGAAGCCGACCCGTTGAATGAACTGCGCGTGGTACTGGGCAACAAGGTCGCGCTCAAGGCCTACCGCGACGGTACGCTGCCCTTCCCCGACGGCACCGTGCTGGCCAAGCTGGCGTGGAAACATGTGCAGTCGCCCGAGTTCAAGACCGCGTCGATTCCCGGCGCGGCCACCACCGTGCAGTTCATGGTCAAGGATTCGAAGAAATACGCAGCGACGGGAGGCTGGGGTTTTGGGCGGTTCATCAATGGCAAACCGGTGGACCAGGCGCAGCATGAGACGTGCTTTGCCTGCCACCAGGCGCTGGTGAAGAACCATGATTATGTGTTCACCCGGCTGGCGCCTTAG
- a CDS encoding ATP-binding protein, translating to MTNWLQGGGEMAERVRHHDWANTPLGPLDQWPDVLKTTVALCLASSFPQAIVWGPSLITLYNDGFIPILGDKPDALGRPFSHIWQEAWPQISPFADAAFAGKATFIENYPLTIERGGAPEQAYFTFCYSPIRDVQGKVVGMLDTVTETTATVVLSRRLTELNASLEQRVNERTALLTQTEAALRQSQKLEAIGQLTGGVAHDFNNLLTIIRSSVDFLRLPSLSEERRQRYMSAVTDTVERAGKLTSQLLAFARRQPLNPEVFDAAQRVKNIGEMLETVTGARIQVRVEMPGQPCYIRADSSQFETALINIALNARDAMNGQGTLTLRLDAEQTLPSIRGDAGSRQAFIAISLTDTGSGIPGETFERIFEPFFTTKEVGKGTGLGLSQVFGFAKQSGGNVDVASEVGQGTVFTLYLPQVVPEEGFERCVPERCGLIADCAQRHILVVEDNLEVGRFANQILQDLGYQTTWATNAEQALELAGTEVKGFDAVFSDVVMPGITGVALARELRRRRPGLPVVLTSGYSEELAESGYEGLAFLPKPYSADQVSQVLAKALLKG from the coding sequence ATGACAAACTGGCTGCAAGGCGGCGGCGAAATGGCCGAACGGGTCCGGCATCACGATTGGGCCAATACCCCACTGGGGCCGCTGGACCAATGGCCAGACGTATTGAAGACCACCGTCGCGCTATGCCTTGCCTCCAGTTTTCCCCAGGCGATCGTCTGGGGGCCTTCGCTGATCACGCTGTACAACGATGGGTTTATCCCGATCCTTGGCGACAAACCCGATGCCCTCGGGCGGCCTTTCAGCCACATCTGGCAGGAAGCCTGGCCCCAAATCAGTCCGTTTGCCGACGCAGCCTTCGCCGGTAAAGCCACTTTTATCGAAAATTACCCGTTGACGATCGAACGGGGCGGCGCGCCGGAGCAGGCGTACTTCACCTTCTGCTACAGCCCGATCCGCGACGTGCAGGGCAAGGTGGTCGGCATGCTCGACACCGTCACCGAAACCACCGCCACCGTTGTCCTGTCGCGACGATTGACCGAGTTGAATGCGAGCCTGGAGCAGCGTGTCAACGAAAGAACTGCCCTGCTGACCCAGACCGAAGCCGCATTACGCCAATCGCAAAAGCTCGAAGCCATCGGCCAGTTGACCGGAGGCGTGGCCCATGACTTCAACAACCTGCTGACCATCATTCGTTCATCCGTCGATTTCCTGCGCCTGCCGAGCCTGTCTGAAGAACGTCGCCAGCGCTACATGAGCGCCGTCACCGACACCGTGGAACGGGCCGGGAAATTGACCAGCCAGTTGCTCGCGTTCGCCCGCCGCCAGCCGCTCAACCCGGAAGTGTTCGATGCGGCCCAGCGGGTCAAGAACATCGGCGAGATGCTCGAGACGGTCACTGGCGCACGGATTCAGGTGCGCGTCGAAATGCCGGGGCAGCCGTGCTACATCCGCGCCGACTCCAGCCAGTTTGAAACCGCACTGATCAATATCGCCCTCAACGCCCGGGACGCCATGAACGGCCAGGGCACCCTGACCCTGCGCCTGGATGCCGAGCAGACACTGCCGAGCATCCGCGGTGACGCCGGCTCACGTCAGGCGTTTATTGCGATCTCCCTCACTGACACCGGCAGCGGGATTCCCGGTGAGACGTTCGAGCGCATCTTCGAACCGTTTTTCACTACCAAGGAAGTCGGCAAGGGCACCGGCCTTGGGCTGTCCCAGGTGTTCGGCTTCGCCAAGCAGTCAGGCGGCAACGTCGATGTGGCCAGCGAGGTCGGCCAAGGCACGGTGTTTACCCTGTACCTGCCGCAAGTGGTGCCCGAAGAGGGCTTCGAGCGCTGCGTCCCCGAGCGGTGTGGCCTGATCGCGGACTGCGCCCAGCGCCATATTCTGGTGGTGGAAGACAACCTGGAAGTGGGCCGTTTTGCCAATCAGATCCTCCAGGACCTGGGCTACCAGACCACCTGGGCCACCAATGCCGAACAGGCCCTGGAGCTGGCCGGTACAGAGGTAAAGGGCTTCGATGCGGTGTTTTCCGATGTGGTGATGCCCGGCATCACCGGCGTGGCGCTGGCCAGGGAACTGCGGCGGCGCAGGCCTGGCTTGCCGGTGGTGCTGACCTCGGGCTACAGCGAGGAGCTGGCAGAAAGCGGCTACGAAGGCCTGGCCTTCCTGCCCAAGCCCTACTCCGCCGACCAGGTCTCACAGGTATTGGCCAAGGCATTGCTCAAAGGCTGA
- a CDS encoding OprD family outer membrane porin, giving the protein MKLSTLALAITAAVLAQQASADGFGLGSLGTGDGHSGFLEDSHSSISSRTMYYNADVHSGTANDLREAAQVLRFDYKSGYTQGTIGVGFDVMAFGALRLDGGDGHAAGNGLSGNGNSFFPVKNNGTEPADSFGRAAGNVKFRISQTELHVGGGLAPILPILVSNDSRAAPQTFDGGILTSKDIPNVTFTGGELNKAEGRASSNSTGLSVAGATRDSDSFRFGGVDYQPFGSSDNVIAKNLTLQYYYANLEDFYKQNYFGLVHVLPLGNDQSFKTDLRYFDSTSDGKNGSAGYAFNNNGGYAKHAGEVDNKTYSAAFTYQLGGSQLMLGHIGVSDDGGFVWVNQGSIADPTAQGAAGSDFYLFTDAVVGQFSRAGEQVNFGQYLYDFRTLVPGLKASIAYLNGSDIKAKVAGGSDQSERETDFRLDYVVQEGPLKGFGTTFRTGSYHGHNTGTADQDQTRLIFNYTYALF; this is encoded by the coding sequence ATGAAACTCTCTACATTAGCGTTGGCCATCACGGCGGCTGTCCTTGCACAACAAGCCAGCGCAGATGGTTTTGGTCTTGGTTCACTCGGCACGGGTGACGGCCATAGCGGCTTCCTCGAAGACAGCCACTCGTCGATCAGTTCGCGCACCATGTACTACAACGCCGACGTTCACTCCGGCACCGCGAACGACCTGCGTGAAGCGGCTCAAGTACTGCGTTTCGACTACAAATCCGGCTACACCCAAGGCACCATCGGGGTAGGTTTTGACGTGATGGCGTTCGGCGCCTTGCGTCTCGACGGTGGCGATGGCCACGCAGCGGGCAATGGCCTGTCGGGTAACGGCAACAGCTTCTTCCCGGTGAAGAACAACGGCACCGAGCCTGCTGACAGCTTCGGTCGTGCAGCCGGCAACGTTAAATTCCGTATTTCCCAGACTGAATTGCACGTGGGCGGTGGTTTGGCGCCGATCCTGCCGATCCTGGTGTCCAACGATAGCCGCGCAGCGCCGCAAACGTTCGATGGCGGTATCCTGACCTCCAAGGACATCCCTAACGTCACCTTCACCGGTGGCGAGCTGAACAAGGCTGAAGGTCGTGCATCGAGTAACTCCACAGGCTTGAGCGTTGCCGGTGCCACTCGCGACAGCGACAGCTTCCGTTTTGGCGGCGTTGACTACCAGCCGTTTGGTTCTTCTGACAACGTCATCGCTAAAAACCTGACGTTGCAGTACTACTACGCCAACCTGGAAGACTTCTACAAACAGAACTATTTCGGCCTGGTGCACGTACTGCCGTTGGGCAATGACCAATCGTTCAAAACCGACCTGCGCTATTTCGACAGCACCAGCGACGGTAAAAACGGTTCGGCCGGCTATGCGTTCAACAACAACGGCGGCTATGCCAAGCACGCTGGTGAAGTCGACAACAAAACCTACAGTGCTGCATTCACGTACCAGTTGGGCGGCAGTCAGTTGATGCTCGGCCACATTGGCGTGAGCGATGACGGCGGCTTCGTCTGGGTCAACCAGGGCAGCATCGCCGACCCAACCGCACAAGGCGCGGCGGGCTCCGACTTCTACCTGTTTACGGACGCAGTGGTTGGGCAGTTCTCCCGCGCGGGCGAGCAGGTCAATTTCGGCCAGTATCTGTATGACTTCAGAACCCTGGTGCCTGGCCTGAAAGCGTCCATTGCTTACCTCAACGGCAGCGACATCAAGGCCAAGGTTGCCGGTGGCAGCGATCAGTCGGAACGCGAAACCGATTTCCGTCTTGATTACGTCGTGCAGGAAGGCCCGCTGAAAGGCTTCGGTACCACCTTCCGTACTGGTAGCTACCACGGCCACAACACCGGCACTGCCGACCAGGATCAAACCCGCCTGATCTTCAACTACACCTACGCGCTGTTTTAA